A single genomic interval of Bacillus smithii harbors:
- the ligA gene encoding NAD-dependent DNA ligase LigA, with translation MERHTAEKRVRELHERLNQYSYEYYVLDQPTVPDAEYDRLMQELIEIENAFPELRTPDSPTQRVGGQPLEAFQKVRHDIPMLSLANAFGEGDLRDFDRRVRESLNEEYSYVCELKIDGLAVSLSYENGVFVQGSTRGDGAIGEDITMNLRTIHSIPLRLKEPVSIEVRGEAFMPKKSFEKLNREREERGETLFANPRNAAAGSLRQLDPKIAASRNLDIFLYGIGNSGNVNIQSHSEGLDYLDRLGFKTNKERRKCKDIEEVIQYIKEYTEKRSTLPYEIDGIVIKVDSLAQQEKLGSTAKSPRWAIAYKFPAEEVVTKLLDIELSVGRTGVVTPTAVLEPVRVAGTTVQRASLHNEDYIREKDIKIGDEVVIKKAGDIIPEVVRPIKERRKGEEKEFHMPGHCPECGSELVRLDGEVALRCINPKCPAQIREGLIHFVSRNAMNIEGLGEKVIAQLFREQLVKDVADIYQLTKDQLLQLDRMGEKSVSNLLKAIEDSKENSLERLLFGLGIRHVGAKAAKTLAVHFETLDRLMKADVEELTAIPEVGEKMADAVVTYFHQPEVLELIQELKEAGVNMEYKGPKPVSRDQSSSYFAGKTIVLTGKLEALTRNEAKEKIEALGGKVSGSVSKKTDLVIAGADAGSKLAKAREFDIEIWDEEKLLEELNK, from the coding sequence ATGGAGCGACATACGGCAGAAAAACGAGTAAGAGAACTCCATGAACGTTTAAATCAATACAGCTACGAATATTATGTGTTGGATCAGCCGACTGTTCCGGATGCGGAATATGATCGGCTCATGCAAGAATTGATCGAAATAGAAAATGCTTTTCCTGAATTGAGAACGCCTGATTCTCCGACTCAGCGCGTCGGCGGCCAGCCGTTGGAAGCTTTTCAAAAAGTTCGTCATGATATTCCGATGCTAAGCTTGGCGAATGCGTTTGGAGAAGGCGATTTGAGGGATTTCGATCGCAGAGTTCGGGAATCTTTAAACGAAGAATATTCGTACGTATGCGAGTTGAAAATCGACGGATTGGCTGTTTCCCTTTCCTATGAAAACGGAGTGTTTGTCCAAGGCTCTACTCGCGGCGATGGTGCAATCGGCGAAGACATTACGATGAACTTGCGAACCATCCATTCGATTCCTCTGAGGTTGAAAGAGCCGGTTTCAATCGAAGTTCGCGGCGAAGCGTTCATGCCTAAAAAATCGTTTGAAAAGCTGAATCGTGAACGGGAAGAGAGAGGGGAAACGCTGTTTGCCAATCCTCGCAATGCCGCTGCCGGATCGCTTCGGCAACTGGATCCCAAAATCGCCGCTTCCCGAAATTTAGATATTTTTCTTTACGGCATCGGCAACAGTGGAAATGTCAATATTCAATCCCATAGCGAAGGATTGGACTATTTGGACAGGCTCGGCTTTAAAACGAACAAAGAGCGGAGAAAATGCAAAGACATTGAAGAAGTCATCCAATATATCAAAGAATATACGGAAAAACGATCGACTCTTCCTTATGAGATCGACGGGATTGTGATCAAAGTCGACTCATTAGCCCAACAGGAAAAATTGGGGAGTACCGCCAAAAGCCCTCGATGGGCCATTGCCTACAAATTTCCTGCAGAAGAGGTGGTCACTAAGCTTTTAGACATTGAATTAAGCGTAGGACGGACAGGCGTTGTGACACCGACTGCCGTTTTAGAACCGGTCCGTGTTGCCGGAACAACCGTGCAAAGAGCTTCCCTTCATAATGAAGATTATATTCGGGAAAAGGACATCAAAATTGGAGACGAAGTCGTCATCAAAAAAGCCGGTGATATCATCCCTGAAGTCGTGCGGCCGATCAAAGAGCGACGAAAAGGGGAGGAAAAAGAGTTTCACATGCCTGGCCATTGCCCGGAATGCGGCAGCGAACTGGTTCGTCTCGATGGGGAAGTAGCTCTTCGCTGCATCAATCCAAAATGTCCGGCACAAATTCGTGAAGGACTGATCCATTTTGTCTCCCGAAATGCCATGAATATTGAGGGACTTGGTGAAAAAGTGATTGCTCAACTTTTCCGGGAGCAATTAGTGAAAGACGTAGCGGATATTTATCAATTGACGAAAGATCAACTGCTGCAATTGGATCGAATGGGTGAAAAATCTGTATCGAACTTATTAAAAGCCATTGAAGATTCGAAAGAAAACTCTTTGGAAAGATTATTGTTCGGCCTCGGCATTCGTCATGTGGGGGCCAAAGCGGCGAAAACGCTGGCTGTTCATTTTGAAACACTGGATCGATTAATGAAGGCAGACGTGGAGGAACTGACGGCGATTCCGGAAGTTGGGGAGAAGATGGCGGACGCCGTTGTCACGTATTTTCATCAACCGGAAGTACTGGAACTGATTCAGGAGCTGAAAGAAGCGGGTGTCAATATGGAGTATAAAGGGCCGAAGCCTGTTTCCAGAGATCAATCCAGCTCTTATTTTGCCGGAAAAACGATCGTGCTGACAGGAAAACTGGAAGCTTTGACAAGAAATGAAGCGAAAGAAAAGATCGAGGCACTCGGAGGAAAAGTTTCCGGAAGTGTCAGCAAAAAGACGGATTTAGTCATTGCCGGTGCTGATGCTGGCTCGAAATTGGCTAAAGCTCGAGAATTCGATATTGAAATCTGGGATGAAGAGAAACTGTTGGAAGAACTAAATAAATAA